The genomic region CCAGCGCACCGCCGGACGCACCATGCTGCTCTTCTTCGGCTACACCAGCTGCCCGGACGTCTGCCCGACCACCATGGGCGACATCGGCGTGGCGCTGCAGAAGCTGCCCGCCGAGGAGCAGAAGAAGATCGACGTGGTCTTCGTCTCCACCGACCCGCAGCGCGACACCACCAAGGTGCTGCGGACCTGGCTGGACTCCTTCGACAAGGACTTCATCGGGCTGACCGGCGACCTGGACAAGGTCAAGGCCGCCGCCAAGTCGCTGGGGATCCTGGTCGAGGACCCGGTGGTCAACAAGGACGGCTCGGTCACCTCCTCGCACGGCGCCCAGGTGCTGGCCTTCCTGCCCTCCGACGACAAGGCGCACGTGCTCTACCTGAGCAACACCGCTCAGCAGGTCTTCGCCCACGACCTGCCGCTGCTCGCCAAGGGGGTGGCCGCCTGATGGCCGCCGCCCTCGGCTTCCGCCGGCTCTCGCTGGCCGGTGCCGCGCTGGCGGCCGCACTGACCGCGACCGTGATAGTCGTCGCCTGCGGCGGCGGCCCGGGCGGCCGGGCGGGCGCCGTCCTGCGGGTCGACGACTCCTACATCCCGCTGCCGGCCGGGGACGGGATGGCGGCCGGCTATCTGACGGTCAACAACATCGGCGACCACGCCGACAAACTGGTCCGGGTGACCAGCCCCGGCGCCAGCTCGGTGACCATGCACCGCTCCACCGAGACCAGCATGGAGGCGGTGCAGAGCCTGGAGGTGCCGGCCGGCGGCGCATTGAAGCTGGCCCGCGGTGGTATCCATCTGATGATCATGGGCTGGCAGAAGCCGCCGGCCGTCGGTGACCAGCTGGAACTCGACCTCACCTTCGAGCGCGCCGGCACCGTCGCCGTCCAGGTACCGGTCAAGCCCCTCACCTACCGCCCCGGGAGCTGACCCACCGATGCGCAAGCTCGTCCTCAGCTGGCTCACCACGGTCGGCGCCCTGCTGGTACTGCTGCTCGGCACCGCCGGTCCGGCCTCCGCGCACGCGGCGCTGGTGCGCACCGACCCCGGGCAGAACTCGGTGGTCGCCACCGCGCCCGAGGCCGTGACCCTGACCTTCAGCGAGGGCGTGACGCTGGCCGAGGACTCGGTACGGGTGCTCGACCCGAGCGGCAGACAGGTGGACACCGGGAACCCCGGGCATGCCGACGGCAAGGGCGACACCGCCCGGGTCGGGCTGCGCAGCGGGCTGGCGAACGGGACCTACACGGTGGCCTGGCGGGCCGTGTCGGAGGACTCGCACCCGGTCGGCGGGGCGTTCACCTTCTCGATCGGCGCCGCCTCGGACACCTCGGTCAAGGCCTCGCAGGTGCAGGGCGAGAACGCCGACAGCGTGGTGGCCGCGCTGTACGGGACCGGCCGGGCGGTGGCGTACGGGGCGTTCGCGCTG from Kitasatospora azatica KCTC 9699 harbors:
- a CDS encoding SCO family protein, whose product is MPRTPRRRTSRRVAGAAALALAGALALTGCGSGAAGSANSGSAAAVSKEPNNSPYQGTPLARHFDKPDLVLTDTSGQPFDLRQRTAGRTMLLFFGYTSCPDVCPTTMGDIGVALQKLPAEEQKKIDVVFVSTDPQRDTTKVLRTWLDSFDKDFIGLTGDLDKVKAAAKSLGILVEDPVVNKDGSVTSSHGAQVLAFLPSDDKAHVLYLSNTAQQVFAHDLPLLAKGVAA
- a CDS encoding copper chaperone PCu(A)C; translated protein: MAAALGFRRLSLAGAALAAALTATVIVVACGGGPGGRAGAVLRVDDSYIPLPAGDGMAAGYLTVNNIGDHADKLVRVTSPGASSVTMHRSTETSMEAVQSLEVPAGGALKLARGGIHLMIMGWQKPPAVGDQLELDLTFERAGTVAVQVPVKPLTYRPGS